GCAACTGGCTGTTCGCCGGATGGCGCAACTCGTCGACGACCACCCCATCCGGGGTCCCAGTGACATTGATCGCCGCGATCAGCCGGACCATCTTCGAGTGCGCGTCCACACCCGGTTCGGCGATGGCGGCCTGCGCGCGTTCGACCAGCATTGCCGTCATCCGCTCCACCACGGCCTGGAGCACGTCCTCTTTGGAGCCGAAGTAGTGGTAGAACGTGCCTTTGCCGATCGGGACGGCCTCTAGGATGTCCGCGACGGTGACGGCATCGTACCCCTTGACGGCGAACAGCTTGACGGCGGCGTCCAGGATCGCCGCCACCCTGGCGTCGTGTTTCTTGGTCAGTCCCCTCGGCATCGTCACCACCTCCCAAGCGGCGCCGGCGCGGTATCGGCCGCGGCGACGCCCGCCTGCCGCGACCAGAAGAACCGCCGGTCGGCGGCGACCAGCAGCGCAGCCACCACGATCAGAACGCCGTACAGGACGGTTTTGGTGGCGTTGGTCACCATGAACGCCTCCGAGCAGACGTTGACCGAGGCGTGGAAGACCACCGCCAGCGCGATGGAGCGGCCGTTGCGGTAGTAGATCCAGTTCGTGATGACCGTCAGCGGGACCACGCCCACCAGGAAGCCGATGCCGTAGAGCGGGTTCTCGGCCCACAGATTCGCGTGGTAGTAGCCCTTGACGAAGAACAACGGCACATGCCAGGCCGACCAAAGCACGCCGAACAGCAAGACCGGGCGGATCAGGGGGCCGCGGCCCCGTAGGGCGTCGATCCCGTAGCCGCTCCAGCCAAGCTCTTCCAAGGCCGGGGCCAGGAACGCGATCAGCCAACTCAGCCCGACAGCGCCTTCCACGATGGAGAACTTGGCGGACAGCGCCAACTGGCCAAGGGACCCGCCGAACGGCGCGATGGCCAGCACCGTCAACGCGATCAGCGCCGGGTAGCCGAGGAGCGCGATCGGCCAGAACGCTGGACGGGCTCTGCCCAGGCCAAGCAGCTTCGACCTGAAGTCGCGCCGGAGCGGCCGGCCCGCCCGCCCAGCCAGGCAGATCCCGGCCGCTATCAGCGGCCCGAACAGGCCCAGGATCATCCCGGCGGAGATCAAGGGGTCCTCCATCAAGTTGCCGGTCACGTGGCGGCTGCGCACGGCGGCCACCGCGTAGCAACCCCAAGAGATGGAGAACGTCAGCCCGAAGTACTTGCCGGGCCTGTAACCGGCCGCCGGGCCGCCCGCGGGACGGGCCTCCCGCCTGTCCGTAGTCGTCAGTGTTGTCATGCCTCTTTCCTTCCCTAAACTCGACGCGCAGTCCACTATAGGGTAAATTGGACTGATCGTCCAATTTGGGCGAGATCGCCTCCGCCCGCGGGCGCGGCGCGTTGAGAGTTGACCGATGCCGTGGGGCGCCTCGCGCCGGGAGTCGCTCGCACGAGGCTCAGAGAGGCGCTTGCGCAACCCTTCTTTTAGGACTACGGTAAGTACCGAACAAAGGAGTTGCGATGAACACTGCGGTCTCGGGGTCCAAGCCGTCTGACTTGCTGCCCGCCTCGATTCTGGGTTTGTTGGGCGCCCGCGGCCCGTTGACAAGGGCCGAGCTTGCCTCGGCTTTGCGGGTCAGTCCGGCTTCCATCACCCAGGCCAGCAAGGCTTTGATGGCCAAGGGCATGGTGTTGGAGTTGGGACAGCTCGCCTCCGGCGGGGGCCGTCCGGCCCGGCCGTTGTCCCTGGTGGGAGCCGCCGGTCGGATCGTGGGCGCGAAGGTGACCGCCAGCCACCTCGCGGTGGTGGGCGCGAAGCTGGACGGCGAGGTCACTCTGACCAGGAAGGTCCCGTTCGACGTGGCCCGCGCGGACGCGCTGGATGTCGCGGCCCGTGCGCTGCAGGACGTGCTGGCCGAGGTGGACGGTCCTGTGCTGGGCGTCGGCATCGCGGTTCCCGGCTCGGTGGACTCTGTGGGGTCCGGCGTGGCGGACTCCCCGACGATCGGCTGGCGCAACGCGCGTGTCGGGACGGTGCTGCGGCAGCGCCTAGGCGTCCCGGTGCTGGTCGAGAACGATGTCAACGCGCTAGCTGTGGCCGAGCAGGTTTACGGGGTCGGCACACGGTACTCGACGTATCTGGTGGTGACCATCGGGCGCGGCATCGGCTGCGGGATCGTGATCGGCGGCGAGGTGTTCCGGGGCGCCGGCGGGGGCGCCGGCGAGATCGGCCATCTCCCGGTCGCCGAGGACGGCCCGCCGTGTCCTTATGGGCATCGCGGCTGCTTGGAGTCGTTGATCGGATCGGCCGGCCTGGTGCGCCGGGCAGGCGAGCTTGGCTTGGTGGACGGGGCCAGGGTCGAAGGGCCGGACGCCGAACTGGAAGCCATCCGCGCGCTGGGCGACAAGGCCGAGCGCGACCCGGCGCTCGCCGAGGGCTTGTTCGGCTGGGCCGGGCGGCTGCTCGGCTCAGCTGTGGCCGGAGCGGTGAACTTGCTGAACCCCGAGACGATCGTGCTGCTGGGCGAGGGAACCGCGCAGTGGGCGCTGTGGGAGCCGGGTTTCACCGAGGCGTTCCGTTCAAAGCTGATCGAGTCCCGCCGGTCGGTGCCCTTCCTGGTCGATCCGTGGGACGAGGACAAATGGGCACTGGGAGCGGCGGCCTTGGTGATCGCGTCCTCCTTCGACAAGGACGGCGCAGCCGGATACCAGGGCGGCCTGGTGCGGGAACGGCTGGGCGCGGCCGCGTCGGGGAGAAGAGGCGCTTGACGTGGCCGGCGCGACCCGGACGGACGCCGCCCGCCAGGCTGGGCGGCGGCGGAAGTGGAAGAACCTGGCGTGGGTGGTGGTGTTCCTGGCGCCGTCCGCCATCCCGCTGCTCGTCTTCAAGATGACGCCGATGATCGCCTCGGCCTGGGTGTCGCTGCACGAGTGGAACATGATCTCCCCGATGGAGTGGGTGGGCCTCGGCAACTTCGCTGACCTGCTCACATCTCCGAACACGGGCGAGGTGTTCCTCCACACGCTGGCCTACATCGCCGGCTACCTGCCGCTGGTGTACGCGGGCGGCCTGGCGATAGCGGTCGCGTTGAACCAGAAACTGAAAGCGCGGGGGTTCCTGCGGGCCGCGTACTTCGTCCCGGTCGTGACCAGCTGGGTCGCGGTCGCGCTGGTCTGGCAGTGGCTGCTCAACCCGACGAACGGGCTGGTGAACCACCTGCTGGGGATGGTGGGGCTGCCGGAACCCGGTTGGTGGACCGACCCGAACTGGGCGATCCCTTCGGTCATCCTCGCCTCCGCGTGGAAAGACCTCGGCTTCGTCATGGTGATCCTGCTGGCCGGTTTGCAGGCCATCCCCCAAGAGATCCAAGAGGCCGCGACCGTCGATGGCGCGGGCCGCTGGCGCAGGTTCTGGAGCGTCACGTTCCCGCTGCTCAGCCCGTCGACGTTCTTCGTCGTGGTGATCTCGCTGATCAACGGATTCCAAGTGTTCGACCAGGTGTATGTGATGACCGGCGGAGGACCGTCCGGCGCCTCCCAGGTCGCGGTGGGACGCATCTACGACCTGGCGTTCCGCTACGGGGAGGCCGGGGCGGCATCGGCGCTGTCGTGGATTCTGTTCGCCATCATCATGGCCGTCACAGCGGTCCAAATGTACGGCCAGAGGAAGTGGGTGAACTATGCCTGACACGACGAAGCCTGCCCTCGCTTTCGGCCGGGCGCTTTTCTGGGTGGCGGTTGCTTTGGGCGCGGCGCTCATGCTGTTCCCGTTCCTGTGGACGGTCATCACATCGATCACCCCGCAAGGCA
The window above is part of the Bifidobacteriaceae bacterium genome. Proteins encoded here:
- a CDS encoding TetR/AcrR family transcriptional regulator — its product is MPRGLTKKHDARVAAILDAAVKLFAVKGYDAVTVADILEAVPIGKGTFYHYFGSKEDVLQAVVERMTAMLVERAQAAIAEPGVDAHSKMVRLIAAINVTGTPDGVVVDELRHPANSQLLHQSLLEAVRQVAPIMAKVVEQGIAEGVYATPNPLESVEFLLVGVTTILDEGVFSWTPEQFATRAAELARITELVLGAKPGSFAFLAAQAGN
- a CDS encoding CPBP family intramembrane metalloprotease; the protein is MTTLTTTDRREARPAGGPAAGYRPGKYFGLTFSISWGCYAVAAVRSRHVTGNLMEDPLISAGMILGLFGPLIAAGICLAGRAGRPLRRDFRSKLLGLGRARPAFWPIALLGYPALIALTVLAIAPFGGSLGQLALSAKFSIVEGAVGLSWLIAFLAPALEELGWSGYGIDALRGRGPLIRPVLLFGVLWSAWHVPLFFVKGYYHANLWAENPLYGIGFLVGVVPLTVITNWIYYRNGRSIALAVVFHASVNVCSEAFMVTNATKTVLYGVLIVVAALLVAADRRFFWSRQAGVAAADTAPAPLGRW
- a CDS encoding ROK family transcriptional regulator, which translates into the protein MNTAVSGSKPSDLLPASILGLLGARGPLTRAELASALRVSPASITQASKALMAKGMVLELGQLASGGGRPARPLSLVGAAGRIVGAKVTASHLAVVGAKLDGEVTLTRKVPFDVARADALDVAARALQDVLAEVDGPVLGVGIAVPGSVDSVGSGVADSPTIGWRNARVGTVLRQRLGVPVLVENDVNALAVAEQVYGVGTRYSTYLVVTIGRGIGCGIVIGGEVFRGAGGGAGEIGHLPVAEDGPPCPYGHRGCLESLIGSAGLVRRAGELGLVDGARVEGPDAELEAIRALGDKAERDPALAEGLFGWAGRLLGSAVAGAVNLLNPETIVLLGEGTAQWALWEPGFTEAFRSKLIESRRSVPFLVDPWDEDKWALGAAALVIASSFDKDGAAGYQGGLVRERLGAAASGRRGA
- a CDS encoding sugar ABC transporter permease, with protein sequence MAGATRTDAARQAGRRRKWKNLAWVVVFLAPSAIPLLVFKMTPMIASAWVSLHEWNMISPMEWVGLGNFADLLTSPNTGEVFLHTLAYIAGYLPLVYAGGLAIAVALNQKLKARGFLRAAYFVPVVTSWVAVALVWQWLLNPTNGLVNHLLGMVGLPEPGWWTDPNWAIPSVILASAWKDLGFVMVILLAGLQAIPQEIQEAATVDGAGRWRRFWSVTFPLLSPSTFFVVVISLINGFQVFDQVYVMTGGGPSGASQVAVGRIYDLAFRYGEAGAASALSWILFAIIMAVTAVQMYGQRKWVNYA